Proteins encoded by one window of Azospirillum brasilense:
- a CDS encoding ABC transporter ATP-binding protein, which yields MSRLAVENLQRAFGGVQAVRGVSFALDAGEVLALIGPNGAGKTTCFNLLNGQLRPDAGTVRLDGVDIVGLPPRRIWRMGVGRTFQITATFASMTVRENVQMVLLSVHRRLFGLWTPAAAGFRDEAMALLERVGMGAQAERPCGVLAYGDLKRVELAMALAGDPKILLMDEPTAGMAPGERQELMALTSSLVRERGLAVLFTEHDMDVVFGHATRIIVLDRGQLIAEGTPDAVRADPRVQAVYLGGAA from the coding sequence ATGAGCCGCCTCGCCGTCGAGAACCTTCAGCGCGCCTTCGGCGGCGTGCAGGCCGTGCGCGGCGTGTCCTTCGCGCTGGACGCCGGGGAGGTGCTGGCGCTGATCGGGCCGAACGGCGCCGGCAAGACGACCTGCTTCAACCTGCTCAACGGCCAGCTCCGGCCCGACGCGGGCACGGTGCGGCTGGACGGGGTGGACATCGTCGGCCTGCCGCCGCGCCGCATCTGGCGGATGGGCGTCGGCCGCACCTTTCAGATCACCGCCACCTTCGCCTCGATGACGGTGCGCGAGAACGTGCAGATGGTCCTGCTGTCCGTCCACAGGCGGTTGTTCGGGCTGTGGACCCCGGCCGCCGCCGGGTTCCGCGACGAGGCGATGGCCCTGCTGGAGCGCGTCGGCATGGGCGCCCAGGCGGAGCGGCCCTGCGGCGTGCTGGCCTACGGCGACCTCAAGCGCGTGGAACTCGCCATGGCGCTGGCCGGTGATCCGAAGATCCTTCTGATGGACGAACCCACCGCCGGCATGGCCCCGGGCGAGCGGCAGGAGCTGATGGCCCTGACCTCCTCCCTCGTCCGCGAGCGCGGCCTCGCCGTTCTGTTCACGGAGCATGACATGGACGTCGTGTTCGGCCACGCCACCCGCATCATCGTGCTCGACCGCGGCCAGCTGATCGCCGAGGGCACGCCCGACGCCGTGCGCGCCGACCCGCGCGTGCAAGCCGTCTATCTGGGAGGTGCCGCATGA
- the nagA gene encoding N-acetylglucosamine-6-phosphate deacetylase: MSLAHSPADDRPLKALVNATLHTGDSVLSGAALLIDGPAIAAIVAPEAIPPEAEVIVLGGGILAPGFIDLQVNGGGGALFNDTPDPPTLRRIAAAHRRFGTTGLLPTLITDSAEKRAVAVAAVRAALAEGMPGVLGIHLEGPHIAPERRGVHEARFIAPPDAGDLALLGGLSGLPALVTLAPETVPPEPIRRLAAAGLRVAAGHSAATWAQAKAGFAAGITGATHLFNAMSPLGSREPGMVGAALEDDTVWCGIIVDGHHVHDASVRLAWKAKARGRLFLVTDAMPPVGAPEDHPAGGFQLYGEEIRVEDGRCVTADGTLAGSALDMATAVRNAVERVGIPLDEALRMASAYPADFMGMTGRRGRIRPGLAADLVHLDERLRVRATWIGGKMALS; encoded by the coding sequence TTGAGCCTCGCACACAGCCCCGCCGACGACCGGCCGCTGAAAGCGCTCGTCAACGCCACGCTCCACACCGGCGACTCGGTGCTGTCGGGCGCCGCCCTGCTGATCGACGGCCCGGCGATCGCCGCGATCGTCGCGCCCGAGGCGATCCCGCCGGAGGCCGAGGTGATCGTTCTGGGCGGCGGCATCCTCGCCCCCGGTTTCATCGACCTCCAAGTCAACGGCGGCGGCGGCGCGCTGTTCAACGACACGCCCGACCCGCCGACGCTGCGCCGCATCGCCGCGGCGCACCGCCGGTTCGGCACCACCGGCCTGCTGCCCACCCTCATCACCGATTCGGCCGAGAAGCGCGCCGTCGCCGTGGCCGCCGTGCGCGCCGCGCTGGCGGAGGGCATGCCGGGTGTCCTCGGCATCCATCTGGAAGGCCCGCACATCGCGCCGGAACGCCGCGGCGTCCACGAGGCGCGTTTCATCGCGCCCCCCGACGCGGGCGACCTCGCCCTGCTCGGTGGCCTTTCCGGCCTGCCGGCGCTGGTCACCCTGGCGCCGGAAACGGTTCCACCGGAGCCGATCCGCCGGCTGGCCGCCGCCGGCCTGCGGGTCGCCGCCGGCCACAGCGCGGCCACCTGGGCGCAGGCGAAGGCCGGCTTCGCCGCCGGCATCACCGGGGCGACCCACCTGTTCAACGCCATGAGCCCGCTCGGTTCCCGCGAGCCCGGCATGGTCGGCGCGGCGCTGGAGGACGACACGGTCTGGTGCGGCATCATCGTCGACGGGCACCATGTCCACGATGCCTCCGTCCGTCTGGCCTGGAAGGCGAAGGCCCGCGGACGGCTGTTCCTGGTGACCGACGCGATGCCCCCGGTCGGCGCTCCGGAAGATCACCCGGCCGGCGGCTTCCAGCTCTACGGCGAGGAGATCCGGGTGGAGGACGGGCGCTGCGTCACCGCCGACGGCACGCTGGCCGGCTCCGCCCTGGACATGGCGACGGCCGTGCGCAACGCCGTGGAGCGGGTCGGCATCCCGCTGGACGAGGCCCTGCGCATGGCGTCCGCCTATCCGGCCGACTTCATGGGCATGACCGGGCGTCGCGGCCGCATCCGGCCCGGCCTGGCCGCCGACCTCGTGCATCTTGATGAGCGGCTGCGGGTGCGGGCGACCTGGATCGGCGGCAAAATGGCGCTTTCGTGA
- a CDS encoding ROK family protein, whose protein sequence is MGMGPMRIGVDLGGTKIAATLLAPDGTERARHRADTPRGYAETLDALAATVAVLEERANCREATVGLCLPGIVDAAAGTVRAVNLPWLDGRPFAADLARALDRPVRIANDANAFVLSEAVDGAAAGAPLVFGIILGTGVGGGIVAERRILAGANALAGEWGHNPLPWRVAEDGPPVSCGCGREGCIETLLCGAGLARLHHWRTGEMLVPPEIAARARSGDAQAQVTLGHHADALARALAAVINLLDPDAVVVGGGLSDLPGLYEAVPARWGRWALSPAPRTRFLRARHGAESGMRGAAWLWAKA, encoded by the coding sequence ATGGGTATGGGTCCGATGCGAATTGGCGTCGATCTGGGCGGCACGAAGATCGCCGCCACCCTTCTGGCTCCCGACGGGACGGAGCGGGCACGGCACCGCGCCGACACGCCGCGCGGCTATGCGGAGACGCTGGACGCGTTGGCGGCCACCGTGGCGGTGCTGGAGGAGCGGGCAAACTGCCGGGAGGCCACGGTCGGGCTGTGCCTGCCCGGCATCGTCGACGCCGCCGCGGGAACCGTGCGCGCGGTCAACCTGCCCTGGCTTGACGGGCGGCCCTTCGCCGCCGATCTGGCGCGGGCGCTGGACCGTCCGGTGCGGATCGCCAACGACGCCAACGCCTTCGTCCTGTCGGAAGCGGTGGACGGCGCCGCCGCCGGGGCGCCGCTGGTCTTCGGGATCATCCTGGGCACCGGGGTCGGCGGCGGGATCGTCGCGGAGCGGCGCATCCTGGCCGGCGCCAACGCGCTCGCCGGAGAGTGGGGGCACAACCCGCTGCCCTGGCGGGTGGCGGAGGACGGCCCGCCCGTGTCCTGCGGCTGCGGGCGGGAGGGCTGCATCGAGACCCTGCTGTGCGGCGCCGGACTCGCCCGCCTGCACCATTGGCGCACAGGGGAGATGCTGGTCCCGCCGGAAATCGCCGCCCGTGCCCGTTCGGGCGACGCGCAGGCCCAAGTGACGCTGGGCCACCATGCCGATGCGCTGGCCCGTGCGCTGGCCGCCGTCATCAACCTGCTCGACCCCGACGCGGTGGTGGTCGGCGGCGGCCTGTCGGACCTGCCGGGGCTGTACGAGGCGGTGCCGGCCCGGTGGGGGCGCTGGGCGTTGAGCCCGGCGCCGCGTACCCGCTTCCTCCGGGCGCGCCATGGCGCCGAAAGCGGTATGCGCGGCGCGGCGTGGCTTTGGGCCAAGGCGTGA
- a CDS encoding ABC transporter ATP-binding protein encodes MTGRPLLSVRGLQAWYGRAHILTGVDLAVGRGEVVALMGRNGAGKTTTMKAVMGLLDRRAGSVAFDGRDVSALPPHRIARLGLGYVPEDRRVFTDLTVEENLEVGRQPPRDGAPHWTPDRLYALFPNLAEMRGRRGGRMSGGEQQMLTLARTLMGNPSLLLLDEPSEGLAPRIVQQMADALRALKAEGLSILVSEQNLAFAAAVADRASVIEKGQIRFEGPMRTLLEDEAVRRAYLAV; translated from the coding sequence ATGACCGGCCGGCCGCTGCTGAGCGTCCGCGGGCTCCAGGCCTGGTACGGGCGCGCCCACATCCTGACCGGCGTCGATCTGGCGGTGGGCCGGGGCGAGGTCGTCGCCCTGATGGGCCGCAACGGCGCCGGCAAGACCACGACGATGAAGGCGGTCATGGGGCTGCTCGACCGGCGCGCCGGGTCGGTCGCCTTCGACGGGCGCGACGTCTCCGCCCTGCCGCCGCACCGCATCGCGCGGCTCGGCCTCGGCTATGTGCCGGAGGACCGCCGCGTCTTCACCGACCTGACGGTGGAGGAAAACCTGGAGGTCGGCCGCCAACCGCCCCGCGACGGCGCGCCCCACTGGACGCCCGACCGTCTCTATGCCCTCTTCCCCAACCTCGCCGAGATGCGGGGCCGCCGCGGCGGGCGGATGAGCGGCGGGGAACAGCAGATGCTGACGCTGGCCCGCACGCTGATGGGCAACCCGTCGCTCCTGCTGCTCGACGAACCGTCGGAGGGGCTGGCCCCGCGCATCGTGCAGCAGATGGCCGACGCCCTGCGCGCCCTGAAGGCCGAGGGGCTGTCGATCCTGGTGTCGGAACAGAATCTTGCTTTCGCCGCCGCGGTCGCCGACCGGGCGAGCGTCATCGAAAAGGGGCAGATCCGCTTCGAAGGCCCGATGCGGACTCTGCTGGAGGACGAGGCGGTGCGCCGGGCCTATCTGGCGGTGTGA
- a CDS encoding MarR family winged helix-turn-helix transcriptional regulator — translation MDQIAHPPTDDYLLTGQAHYRLRRAHQRASSIFMDMIGDSQLTPTQWGALVTLRTEGSLSQNQLGRLTFMDPATTQGVILRLVERKLVERQPDPQDRRRTSVSLTRAGQSLVSTLLENATRAHHRTLDPLTPEEQATFLLLLSRLM, via the coding sequence ATGGATCAGATCGCCCATCCTCCGACCGACGATTACCTGCTGACCGGGCAGGCGCACTACCGCCTTCGCCGGGCCCATCAGCGCGCGTCCTCCATCTTCATGGACATGATCGGCGACTCCCAGCTCACCCCCACCCAATGGGGCGCCCTGGTCACGCTGCGGACCGAGGGGTCGCTGTCGCAGAACCAGCTCGGCCGGCTGACCTTCATGGACCCGGCGACCACCCAGGGGGTGATCCTGCGCCTTGTCGAGCGCAAGCTGGTGGAGCGCCAGCCGGACCCGCAGGACCGGCGGCGCACCAGCGTCAGCCTGACCCGCGCCGGCCAGTCGCTGGTCAGCACCCTGCTGGAGAACGCCACCCGGGCGCATCACCGCACCCTGGACCCGCTGACCCCGGAGGAGCAGGCGACCTTCCTCCTGCTTCTCTCCCGCCTGATGTGA
- a CDS encoding outer membrane beta-barrel protein: MKPSSLSFLALALAPTVLTALPAATPVGAQELQPGETVLERRRPEVEQLGIRAGSFRILPRIETGLTYESNVFATENDTRDDFIWVTQPRVDVRSDFNNHALNFSASGNIGRFFDYSSENYADYRAQVDGRYDITRDSSVSGLLFSRRDHEGRSDPNFDVSLGTGTVVPRFAEPVNYFTHGGEASFNQRFNRLRVRLTGGAQYTSYQDAELTSGRTESQEDRDRWSYTGTARAGYEFIQGYEAFVQGSYNWTRYRLTPDFGGVNRDSDGYEVVGGLSTDLTGLINGEIYAGYLSRTYDDPTLKDFGGLAVGGRLNWSVTQLTSVTGSLSRQVRESTYARGSQIASSYNRTVAAVGVDHELLRTLLLNARVQWRQDDFNGVDRTDDVYTLGAGASYQLSRYVFVNGGYTYEKRNSNLSGFDYSDNLVYLRVGAQM; the protein is encoded by the coding sequence ATGAAGCCCAGCTCCCTGTCCTTCCTCGCCCTCGCGCTCGCGCCCACCGTGCTGACGGCGCTGCCCGCGGCCACGCCGGTGGGCGCCCAGGAACTGCAGCCCGGTGAAACCGTGCTGGAGCGCCGCCGTCCGGAGGTCGAACAGCTCGGCATCCGCGCCGGATCGTTCCGTATCCTGCCGCGCATCGAGACCGGCCTGACCTATGAAAGCAACGTCTTCGCGACCGAGAACGACACCCGCGACGACTTCATCTGGGTCACCCAGCCGCGCGTCGACGTGCGTTCGGATTTCAACAACCACGCCCTGAACTTCTCGGCCTCCGGCAACATCGGCCGCTTCTTCGACTACTCGTCGGAGAACTACGCCGATTACCGGGCGCAGGTGGACGGCCGCTACGACATCACCCGTGACAGCTCGGTCAGCGGCCTGCTGTTCAGCCGCCGCGACCACGAGGGACGGTCCGACCCGAACTTCGACGTGTCGCTTGGCACCGGCACCGTGGTGCCGCGCTTCGCGGAGCCGGTGAACTACTTCACCCACGGCGGCGAGGCTTCGTTCAACCAGCGCTTCAACCGCCTGCGCGTCCGCCTGACCGGCGGGGCCCAGTACACCTCCTACCAGGACGCCGAACTGACCAGCGGGCGGACGGAGTCGCAGGAGGATCGCGACCGCTGGAGCTACACGGGCACCGCCCGCGCCGGCTACGAGTTCATCCAGGGTTACGAGGCCTTCGTCCAGGGCTCCTACAACTGGACCCGCTACCGGCTGACTCCGGATTTCGGCGGCGTCAACCGCGACTCGGACGGCTACGAGGTCGTCGGCGGCCTGTCCACCGACCTCACCGGCCTCATCAACGGCGAGATCTATGCCGGCTATCTGAGCCGGACGTACGACGACCCGACGCTGAAGGATTTCGGCGGTCTGGCCGTGGGCGGCCGCCTGAACTGGTCGGTGACCCAGCTCACCTCGGTCACCGGCTCGCTCAGCCGTCAGGTCCGCGAATCGACCTACGCCCGCGGCAGCCAGATCGCGTCGAGCTACAACCGCACCGTCGCCGCCGTCGGCGTGGATCACGAGCTTCTGCGCACCCTGCTGCTGAACGCCCGCGTCCAGTGGCGCCAGGACGACTTCAACGGTGTGGACCGCACCGACGACGTCTACACGCTGGGGGCCGGTGCCAGCTACCAGCTCAGCCGCTATGTCTTCGTGAATGGCGGTTATACTTACGAAAAGCGTAACTCGAACCTCAGTGGCTTCGATTATTCCGACAACCTGGTCTATCTGCGCGTTGGCGCTCAGATGTAA
- a CDS encoding ABC transporter permease: protein MSFYLVQFLSGLATAATLFLVSSGLTIVFGVTRIVNFAHGSFYMLGAYLGWTLVERWGTTPLGFWGAVAAASLVVGLLGALMEVGLLRRLYRSPELFQLLATFGVVLVVQDAASWIWGSEDLLGRRAPGLRGSVDILDQPFPLYDLVLIGLGPLVLGLLWLLFNRTRWGTLVRAATQDRDMASALGVDPARLFTGVLFLGSALAGLGGALQVPREAVNLHMDMVIVVEAFVVVVVGGMGSLTGAFVASLLIGQLQAFGILVFPQITLVLVFLFMAVVLVIRPYGLLGRAEDAPPTAASPGPPLIAAAGAARWAPALLLALLAAVPLVAGDYALIVLTEVVILALLAASLHLLIGLGGLVSFGHAAYFGLGAYGAALLVKHLAVPMPLALAAAPLVAGLGALAAGWFCVRRSGLYFAMLTLAFAQIVWSVTFQWYGVTGGDNGILGVWPPEWAAGKAAYYWLTLALAGGALLLLRRAAFAPFGYTLRAGRDSALRAESVGIDVRRHQWLSFALAGSAAGLAGGLYAFAKGSVFPTLMAVPVSVDALVMVLMGGIQTLSGPVVGAALFHLLETEAMSRTDWWRLVLGAVILVLVLAFPKGVAGFARDLWTRGRES from the coding sequence ATGTCCTTCTACCTCGTGCAATTCCTCAGCGGCCTCGCCACCGCGGCGACGCTGTTCCTGGTGTCGTCCGGGCTGACCATCGTGTTCGGCGTGACGCGGATCGTGAATTTCGCGCACGGCTCCTTCTACATGCTGGGCGCCTATCTCGGCTGGACGCTGGTGGAGCGCTGGGGGACCACGCCGCTGGGCTTCTGGGGCGCGGTGGCCGCGGCCTCGCTGGTGGTCGGGCTGCTCGGCGCGCTGATGGAGGTCGGGCTGCTGCGCCGCCTCTACCGCTCGCCCGAGCTGTTCCAGCTGCTCGCCACCTTCGGCGTCGTGCTGGTGGTGCAGGACGCCGCCTCCTGGATCTGGGGGTCGGAGGATCTGCTGGGCCGGCGGGCGCCGGGGCTGCGCGGCTCCGTGGACATTCTGGACCAGCCCTTCCCGCTCTACGACCTTGTGCTGATCGGGCTGGGGCCGCTGGTGCTGGGCCTGCTCTGGCTGCTGTTCAACCGCACGCGCTGGGGCACGCTGGTCCGCGCGGCGACTCAAGACCGCGACATGGCCTCGGCGCTCGGCGTCGATCCGGCGCGGCTGTTCACCGGGGTGCTGTTCCTGGGATCGGCGCTGGCCGGGCTCGGCGGCGCCCTTCAGGTCCCGCGCGAGGCGGTGAACCTGCACATGGACATGGTGATCGTGGTCGAGGCCTTCGTCGTCGTCGTGGTCGGCGGCATGGGCAGCCTGACCGGCGCCTTCGTCGCCTCGCTGCTGATCGGGCAGTTGCAGGCCTTCGGCATCCTGGTCTTTCCCCAGATCACGCTGGTCCTGGTCTTCCTGTTCATGGCGGTGGTGCTGGTCATCCGCCCCTACGGCCTGCTCGGCCGGGCGGAGGACGCGCCGCCGACCGCCGCCAGCCCCGGCCCGCCGCTGATCGCCGCGGCCGGCGCGGCGCGCTGGGCGCCCGCCCTGCTGCTCGCCCTGCTGGCCGCGGTGCCTCTGGTCGCCGGCGACTACGCGCTGATCGTGCTGACCGAGGTGGTGATCCTGGCGCTGCTGGCGGCCAGCCTGCATCTGCTGATCGGGCTGGGCGGCCTCGTCTCCTTCGGGCACGCCGCCTATTTCGGGCTCGGCGCCTACGGCGCGGCGCTGCTGGTCAAGCATCTGGCCGTGCCGATGCCGCTGGCGCTGGCCGCCGCGCCGCTGGTCGCCGGGCTGGGGGCGCTGGCCGCCGGCTGGTTCTGCGTGCGGCGGTCGGGGCTGTATTTCGCCATGCTCACCCTGGCCTTCGCGCAGATCGTCTGGTCGGTGACCTTCCAGTGGTACGGCGTCACCGGCGGCGACAACGGCATCCTCGGCGTCTGGCCGCCGGAGTGGGCGGCGGGCAAGGCGGCCTATTATTGGCTGACCCTGGCGCTGGCCGGCGGCGCGCTGCTGCTGCTGCGCCGCGCCGCCTTCGCGCCCTTCGGCTACACGTTGCGCGCCGGGCGCGATTCCGCGCTGCGCGCCGAATCGGTGGGCATCGACGTGCGCCGGCACCAGTGGCTGAGCTTCGCCCTGGCCGGCTCCGCCGCCGGTCTGGCCGGCGGGCTCTACGCCTTCGCCAAGGGCAGCGTCTTCCCCACGCTGATGGCCGTGCCGGTGTCGGTGGACGCGCTGGTCATGGTGCTGATGGGCGGCATCCAGACGCTGAGCGGCCCGGTTGTGGGGGCGGCGCTGTTCCACCTGCTGGAGACCGAGGCGATGAGCCGGACCGACTGGTGGCGGCTGGTCCTGGGCGCCGTCATCCTGGTGCTGGTCCTCGCCTTCCCCAAGGGCGTCGCCGGCTTCGCCCGCGACCTGTGGACCCGCGGGAGGGAGTCATGA
- a CDS encoding ABC transporter substrate-binding protein: protein MNRRHLLLAPGAAALATALWIAAPSVSHAQSAPAPSDGRPIRVGEINSYTGLPAFTIPYRQGWQLAVEEVNAAGGLLGGRKLEVVSRDDAGKPDDAVRVAQELLSNEKVELLAGTYFSHVGLAVADFAARNKVPFVAAEPLTDAITWTKGNRYTFRLRPSTYMQAAMLVEEAAKLPAKRWATVAPNYEYGQSAVQWFRQLLSEKRPDVEFVAEQWPAQGKLEAGPTVQALAAAKPDAIFNVTFGADLAKFVREGEGRGLFRNRTVVSLLTGEPEYLDPMKDEAPEGWIVTGYPQEQIDTPEHKAFREAYAKRFNEPPRQGSVVGYATFKAIAAAVEKAGSTDAEKVVDALSGLALSSPFGPITFRALDHQATMGAYVGKTTVKGGQGAMTGWRYADGADYLPSDEAVRKMRPE from the coding sequence ATGAACCGCCGCCATCTCCTGCTTGCGCCGGGCGCTGCCGCCCTCGCCACCGCCCTTTGGATCGCCGCGCCGTCGGTGTCCCACGCCCAATCCGCCCCGGCCCCATCGGACGGACGGCCGATTCGCGTCGGCGAGATCAACAGCTACACCGGCCTGCCGGCCTTCACCATCCCCTACCGCCAGGGCTGGCAGCTCGCGGTGGAGGAGGTGAACGCGGCCGGCGGCCTGCTCGGCGGGCGCAAGCTGGAGGTCGTCTCCCGCGACGACGCCGGCAAGCCGGACGACGCCGTGCGCGTCGCGCAGGAGCTGCTGTCGAACGAGAAGGTCGAGCTGCTGGCCGGCACCTACTTCTCCCACGTCGGGCTGGCCGTGGCGGACTTCGCCGCGCGCAACAAGGTGCCCTTCGTGGCGGCGGAGCCGCTGACCGACGCCATCACCTGGACCAAGGGCAACCGCTACACCTTCCGCCTGCGCCCCAGCACCTACATGCAGGCGGCCATGCTGGTGGAGGAGGCGGCGAAGCTGCCCGCCAAGCGCTGGGCCACCGTCGCTCCCAACTACGAATACGGCCAATCGGCGGTGCAGTGGTTCCGCCAGCTCCTGTCGGAGAAGCGTCCGGACGTCGAGTTCGTCGCCGAGCAGTGGCCGGCCCAGGGCAAGCTGGAGGCCGGGCCGACCGTGCAGGCGCTGGCCGCGGCCAAGCCCGACGCCATCTTCAACGTCACCTTCGGCGCCGATCTCGCCAAGTTCGTGCGCGAGGGCGAGGGCCGCGGCCTGTTCCGCAACCGCACCGTCGTCAGCCTGTTGACCGGCGAGCCGGAATATCTCGACCCGATGAAGGACGAGGCGCCGGAGGGCTGGATCGTCACCGGCTACCCGCAGGAGCAGATCGACACGCCCGAGCACAAGGCCTTCCGCGAGGCCTATGCGAAGCGCTTCAACGAGCCGCCGCGCCAGGGCTCGGTCGTCGGCTACGCCACCTTCAAGGCCATCGCCGCCGCCGTGGAGAAGGCCGGCTCCACCGATGCGGAGAAGGTGGTGGACGCGCTGTCCGGCTTGGCCCTGTCCAGCCCCTTCGGCCCGATCACCTTCCGCGCGCTCGACCATCAGGCGACGATGGGCGCCTATGTCGGCAAGACCACGGTGAAGGGCGGCCAGGGCGCGATGACCGGCTGGCGCTACGCCGACGGCGCGGACTATCTGCCGTCCGACGAGGCCGTTCGCAAGATGCGCCCGGAGTAA
- the otsB gene encoding trehalose-phosphatase, with protein sequence MTDQPSPASTEGKPSALVRFDAFATMLGDRRPAVFLDYDGTLTPIVERPDLAILDESVRAVIRRLAGLCPVAVVSGRDLEDVARHVGIDDLIYAGSHGFDIRGPGLRTQIGVEYLGDLDAAEGDLLRRLHGVEGALVERKRFAIAIHTRRVAPDRKAAVGDAVRDVAAAFPTLRVTGGKEIHELRPNVPWDKGKAVLSLLDTLDLAGPETLPLYLGDDETDEDAFRALAERGEGRGEGREGVGIRVMDPPAPSAAGWSLKDPAEAGAFLDRLAVWLAEG encoded by the coding sequence GTGACCGACCAGCCGTCCCCCGCTTCCACTGAAGGCAAGCCATCGGCGCTCGTCCGGTTCGACGCCTTCGCGACGATGCTGGGCGACCGGCGGCCCGCCGTCTTCCTCGACTATGACGGGACCCTGACCCCGATCGTGGAGCGGCCCGATCTGGCCATCCTCGACGAGTCCGTGCGCGCGGTGATCCGGCGGCTGGCCGGGTTGTGCCCGGTGGCGGTGGTCAGCGGGCGCGACTTGGAGGATGTGGCCCGCCATGTCGGGATCGACGACCTGATCTACGCCGGCAGCCACGGCTTCGACATCCGCGGCCCCGGCCTGCGCACCCAGATCGGCGTGGAGTATCTGGGCGACCTCGATGCGGCGGAGGGTGACCTGCTGCGGCGCCTGCACGGCGTCGAGGGCGCGCTGGTCGAGCGCAAGCGCTTCGCCATCGCCATTCACACCCGGCGGGTCGCCCCGGACCGCAAGGCGGCGGTGGGCGACGCGGTGCGGGACGTCGCGGCGGCCTTCCCGACGCTGCGCGTCACCGGCGGCAAGGAGATCCACGAGCTGCGGCCCAACGTCCCGTGGGACAAGGGCAAGGCGGTGCTGTCGCTGCTCGACACCCTGGATCTGGCGGGACCGGAGACGCTGCCGCTCTACCTCGGCGACGACGAGACGGACGAGGACGCATTCCGCGCCCTGGCGGAGCGGGGCGAGGGGCGGGGCGAGGGGAGGGAGGGTGTTGGCATCCGCGTCATGGACCCGCCGGCTCCCAGCGCCGCCGGCTGGAGCCTGAAGGACCCGGCGGAGGCCGGCGCCTTTCTCGACCGCTTGGCCGTCTGGCTGGCGGAGGGCTAA